The Ornithinibacillus sp. 4-3 region AAAAAGATAATTTATTATATGAGTGAAGGGTGATTGAAGTTGAAAAGTCTTTTACAGGAAGAATTTAATAAAGTGAAAGAAGATTTAATAGGAATCAGTGACCATCTCTATCATCATCCAGAATTAGGAGATCAAGAATTTGAATCCAGCAAATTATTAGTGAACTACTTAAAACAACATGATTTTGAAGTGGAAACAGGCTTAGTAGAGCGACCAACATCCTTTAAAGCAGTATTTAAAGGAGAAAAAACGGGACCAACGATTGCTTATTTAGCTGAGTATGATGCATTACCAGGAGTAGGACATGGTTGTGGACATAACTTAATCGGTACCATGGCAGTTGGTGCAGGAGTAGTGTTAAGTAAACTGGTTTCTGAAATTGGTGGTACGGTAACTGTTTACGGGACGCCAGCTGAAGAAACGAACGGAGCAAAAGTTCCAATGGCTAAAGCAGGTCTATTTAATGATGTTGATGTTGCAATGATGCTACACCCTTCAGGTGGAAACTTTGAAAGTGGTAGCTCGTTAGCAATGGATGCACTTCAATTTGATTATACAGGTCAAACCTCTCATGCAGCAGGTTCACCTGAAAAAGGAATTAATGCACTAGATGCAGTAATTCAGCTATTCAATGGTATTAATGCTATTCGTGAGCATTTAAAAGATGATGCTCGTGTACATGGGATTATTACAAATGGTGGAGAAGCGGCAAATGTTGTTCCTGATAAAGCAACTGCGCAATTTTACGTCCGTGCACAGGAACGTGAATATTTAGATGAAGTAGTAGAAAAGGTAAAGGCGATTGCACATGGAGCGGCAATGATGACAGGAACAAAGCTGGAGATATCAAATTATGAGCTTAGCTATGATAACATGGTAACAAATCAAGCATTATCAAGTGCCTTTTCTAAGAACTTAAAAGAATATAATGATCATCCGATCCGCCCAAAAGAAAGTGGAGGATCTTTAGATATGGGGGATGTGAGCCAAGTTGTTCCTTCTATCCACCCATATATAGGACTAAATAAACCAGATTTAATAGGACATACAACAGAATTTGCTGATCAGACGATTACAGAAGACGGTCATAATGCTTTAATGAGTGGAGTTCTAGCAATGGCTGCTACAGGATATGATGTGATTACGAATGAAGAGTTATTAAAAACAATTAAAGAAGAATTCAAAAATAAATAAAAAGTTTAAAATGAATTAATGCAAAATTTCCCCAAATGGATTTTTGTATAGAGATAGAATGAAGTTTAAAAAATAAAGAGACGACCGAAAAAAACGGTCGTCTTTGTATTTATGCTTTTTGCTTTGTTTTCGCCTCTTCGGCAATAATATCTAAACGTTGTTGAATTTCTTCTTCTGATAGGTTATGTTCTTGTACATACATATTTCTTGGGCTGACACGGCATTCATGTGTACAACCACGCATATATTTATGTTCATTTTCTTCTGAACAGAGAATTTGCTTGTTACATTCTGGGTTTGCACAATTAACATAGCGTTCACATGGCTTGCCATCAAAGTAATCTTTTCCAACAATTACATGC contains the following coding sequences:
- a CDS encoding M20 family metallopeptidase, whose amino-acid sequence is MKSLLQEEFNKVKEDLIGISDHLYHHPELGDQEFESSKLLVNYLKQHDFEVETGLVERPTSFKAVFKGEKTGPTIAYLAEYDALPGVGHGCGHNLIGTMAVGAGVVLSKLVSEIGGTVTVYGTPAEETNGAKVPMAKAGLFNDVDVAMMLHPSGGNFESGSSLAMDALQFDYTGQTSHAAGSPEKGINALDAVIQLFNGINAIREHLKDDARVHGIITNGGEAANVVPDKATAQFYVRAQEREYLDEVVEKVKAIAHGAAMMTGTKLEISNYELSYDNMVTNQALSSAFSKNLKEYNDHPIRPKESGGSLDMGDVSQVVPSIHPYIGLNKPDLIGHTTEFADQTITEDGHNALMSGVLAMAATGYDVITNEELLKTIKEEFKNK